One region of Sneathia sanguinegens genomic DNA includes:
- the malQ gene encoding 4-alpha-glucanotransferase has translation MIDKEYDYKAINKDRKSGVIMHISSLPSKYGIGTLGKKAYEFCDFIKKAGFHYWQILPIGPTSYGDSPYQSFSSFAGNPYFIDLDLLVEDGLLEKSDFENLDFGSDKLNVDYGKLYNNRYKVLEKAFLAFKDQKKLEKFIEENKEWLENYALFMALKGYFLGKAWVNWDEDIKNREEKAVKMYKEKLKKEIQFQYFMQYEFFKQYNKLKNYVNSKGIEIIGDMPIYCAEDSVDVWSDKKQFRLDLVGGCPPDSYADGGQLWGNPTYDWDFMKKDSYSWWINRIEKSMKLFDILRIDHFRGFESYWAIPYGSKTAATGSWLKGPANDLFIKVKEKLGDIQIIAEDLGYTTKEVVAFREATGFPGMKMLQFAFDPDNESDFLPHNIERNWCVYPSTHDSETMQGWINTMQGSKELNFAKKYLNLTEEEGYTWGFLRGAWSSVANIAITQIQDFFCLDNSSRMNVPSTLGNWKFRLDEKFLTDENANKIYEFNKRYSRLNKTL, from the coding sequence ATGATAGATAAAGAATATGATTATAAAGCAATAAATAAAGACAGAAAAAGTGGAGTTATAATGCATATTTCTTCTTTACCATCAAAATATGGAATTGGTACTTTAGGTAAAAAAGCTTATGAATTTTGTGATTTTATAAAAAAAGCAGGCTTTCATTATTGGCAAATATTACCAATAGGACCAACAAGTTATGGAGATTCACCATATCAATCATTTTCATCATTTGCAGGAAATCCATATTTTATAGATCTAGATTTATTAGTAGAAGATGGTTTATTAGAAAAAAGTGATTTTGAAAATTTAGATTTTGGCTCAGATAAATTGAATGTAGACTATGGAAAGTTATATAATAATAGATACAAAGTTCTAGAAAAGGCATTTTTAGCTTTTAAAGATCAGAAAAAATTAGAAAAATTTATTGAAGAAAATAAGGAATGGCTAGAAAATTATGCATTATTTATGGCATTAAAAGGATATTTTTTAGGTAAAGCCTGGGTTAATTGGGATGAAGATATAAAAAATAGAGAAGAAAAAGCCGTAAAAATGTATAAGGAAAAATTAAAAAAAGAAATACAATTCCAATATTTTATGCAATATGAATTTTTTAAACAATATAATAAATTAAAAAACTATGTTAATTCAAAAGGAATAGAAATTATAGGAGATATGCCTATATATTGTGCAGAAGATTCAGTAGATGTTTGGTCAGATAAAAAACAATTTAGACTAGACTTAGTTGGAGGATGCCCTCCTGATTCTTATGCTGATGGTGGACAATTATGGGGAAATCCAACTTATGATTGGGATTTCATGAAAAAAGATTCATATTCATGGTGGATAAATAGAATAGAAAAATCAATGAAATTATTTGATATTTTAAGAATAGATCATTTTAGAGGTTTTGAATCATATTGGGCAATACCTTATGGAAGTAAGACAGCAGCAACAGGAAGTTGGTTAAAAGGACCTGCAAATGATTTATTTATAAAGGTTAAAGAAAAATTAGGTGACATACAAATAATCGCTGAAGATTTAGGATATACAACAAAGGAAGTTGTTGCTTTTAGAGAAGCTACAGGCTTTCCTGGTATGAAAATGTTACAATTTGCCTTTGATCCAGATAATGAAAGTGATTTTTTACCACATAATATAGAAAGAAATTGGTGTGTTTATCCAAGTACACATGATAGTGAAACTATGCAAGGTTGGATAAATACAATGCAAGGTTCAAAGGAATTGAATTTTGCTAAAAAATATTTGAATCTTACAGAAGAAGAAGGTTATACTTGGGGATTTTTAAGAGGAGCTTGGTCAAGTGTTGCAAATATAGCAATAACTCAAATTCAAGATTTCTTCTGTTTAGATAATTCAAGTAGAATGAATGTTCCGTCTACCTTAGGAAATTGGAAATTTAGATTAGATGAAAAATTTTTAACAGATGAAAATGCAAATAAAATATATGAATTTAATAAAAGATATTCAAGATTAAATAAGACTCTCTAG
- a CDS encoding LacI family DNA-binding transcriptional regulator — translation MIRITLDDVAKQANVSTATVSRVITNSPLVSEKTKKKVQKIINELNYIPNSTAQNLTNNSTRIIGVVLNSEDIDPLSNNFFSEILSSISEYLLKNNKYYTLYIHSNVQKEEEGNIKALVGSRRVDGLIFLRAYKDESLLEYLDEIKFPFAIIGTPNKADKYIWVDNDNINTTYEVTKDLIRNKKKNICFLGGPRNLKVTNFRYLGYKRALTEFKISKEYILESTFSMDKAYELIKEFLKKNKMIDAIVATDDIFAIAAINACKSLNMRDVEVTGFNNTYIRKFSNYKFKTVEINVKKLGEVACELLIKKIENKKLKSNYAIIPAYIIKEDR, via the coding sequence GTGATTAGAATTACTTTAGATGATGTTGCAAAACAAGCAAATGTAAGTACAGCAACAGTTTCAAGAGTTATAACTAATAGTCCACTGGTTAGCGAAAAAACCAAGAAAAAAGTTCAAAAAATTATTAATGAATTGAATTATATACCGAATTCTACGGCACAAAATTTGACAAATAATAGTACAAGGATAATAGGAGTAGTATTAAATTCAGAAGATATAGATCCACTTTCAAATAACTTTTTCTCAGAAATATTAAGTAGCATTAGTGAATATCTATTGAAAAATAACAAATATTATACCTTGTACATACATTCTAATGTACAAAAAGAAGAAGAAGGGAATATTAAAGCCTTAGTTGGTTCAAGAAGGGTAGATGGTTTGATTTTCTTAAGAGCGTATAAGGATGAAAGTCTACTAGAATACTTAGATGAAATTAAATTTCCCTTTGCAATAATTGGAACACCGAATAAAGCAGATAAATATATCTGGGTTGATAATGATAATATTAATACAACTTATGAAGTAACAAAGGATTTAATAAGAAATAAAAAGAAAAATATTTGCTTTTTAGGTGGACCACGAAATTTAAAGGTCACAAATTTTAGATATTTAGGGTATAAAAGGGCATTAACTGAGTTCAAGATTTCTAAAGAATATATTTTAGAATCAACTTTTAGTATGGATAAGGCTTATGAGCTTATAAAAGAATTTTTAAAGAAAAATAAAATGATAGATGCAATAGTTGCAACAGATGATATCTTTGCTATAGCAGCGATAAATGCATGTAAAAGTTTGAATATGCGTGATGTTGAAGTTACTGGATTTAATAATACATATATAAGAAAATTTTCAAATTATAAATTTAAGACAGTTGAAATAAATGTAAAAAAATTAGGCGAAGTAGCTTGTGAGCTTTTAATAAAAAAAATAGAAAATAAAAAATTAAAAAGTAATTATGCAATAATACCAGCATATATAATTAAGGAGGATAGATGA